The following coding sequences lie in one Mustelus asterias chromosome 8, sMusAst1.hap1.1, whole genome shotgun sequence genomic window:
- the LOC144496777 gene encoding zinc-binding protein A33-like — protein sequence MASKQQVQSLTEEAICPICLDFFTEPVTLDCGHNFCRSCITHCWEKKEINSCPECREVFPERNLRINRALAKLAEKTRKLTIHRKQKESELHCEEHQQELKLFCETDKKLICYTCRDSREHKSHNFMPIKEAVEIYKKQLKSPLDFLTEKKSVVLEMEQNQKGKISEVREQSSSLQTHITSEFTKMRQILTEKEQRLLSDLREEEGKVLKQMTKNLGEIQENLNSIEEKLSKLQKQMEQKDELIFLKEEICQKRRISEDEQVLSVADVTLCVERFSGPLQYIAWREMIDSINTAPASLTLDPNTANPRLELSEDQTSVKLGDKRQPLPDTTERFDPWGCVLGSEGFSSGRHYWEVKVGKKTWWGLGVAKESADRKRKINRSPDIGYWIVWREPGRGYFAGTSPSLTPFTPSVKPRKIGVFLDYEGGQVSFYNADNMSHLYTFTDTFTERIFPIFCPGLNNDGKNSAPLTICRIKGHEQIHPIVSYHLPASCQL from the exons ATGGCTTCCAAACAGCAAGTCCAGAGTTTGACCGAGGAGGCAATTTGTCCCATTTGTTTGGATTTCTTCACCGAGCCGGTAACATTAGATTGTGGACACAACTTCTGCCGCTCCTGTATCACCCACTGTTGGGaaaagaaagagataaactcctgtCCGGAATGCAGAGAGGTCTTTCCGGAAAGAAACCTCAGGATAAATCGGGCCTTAGCGAAACTGGCCGAGAAAACTCGAAAATTAACCATTCATCGGAAACAGAAGGAAAGTGAACTTCACTGTGAGGAACATCAGCAAGAACTGAAGCTGTTTTGTGAAACTGACAAGAAATTAATCTGTTACACTTGTAGAGATTCGCGGGAACACAAATCTCACAATTTCATGCCAATTAAAGAAGCTGTTGAAATATACAAG AAGCAGCTGAAATCCCCCTTAGattttctcacagagaagaaatcGGTGGTTCTAGAAATGGAACAGAATCAGAAAGGGAAGATTTCTGAAGTTAGG GAACAGTCGAGCAGTCTGCAGACCCACATCACATCCGAGTTCACTAAAATGCGCCAGATTCTCACTGAGAAAGAGCAGCGTTTACTCAGCGATCTTAGGGAAGAAGAGGGGAAAGTTCTCAAACAGATGACGAAAAACCTTGGGGAGATtcaggagaatttaaattctattgagGAGAAACTCTCAAagttgcagaaacagatggaaCAAAAAGACGAGCTGATATTTCTGAAG GAAGAAATTTGTCAGAAGAGAAG GATTAGTGAGGATGAACAAGTTTTGTCAGTGGCAGATGTCACCCTTTGTGTCGAGAGGTTCAGTGGCCCTTTACAATACATAGCATGGAGAGAAATGATAGACTCCATTAATACCG CTCCAGCCTCTCTGACTCTCGATCCAAACACAGCGAATCCCCGGCTCGAGCTGTCTGAGGACCAGACCAGTGTCAAACTCGGAGACAAACGGCAGCCACTCCCTGATACCACGGAGAGGTTTGATCCCTGGGGCTGTGTCTTGGGATCAGAGGGATTCTCATCAGGCAGGCATTACTGGGAGGTGAAGGTGGGGAAGAAGACTTGGTGGGGTCTGGGAGTAGCCAAAGAGTCTGCCGACAGGAAAAGGAAGATCAACCGTAGTCCTGACATTGGATACTGGATTGTGTGGCGAGAACCAGGAAGGGGTTATTTTGCTGGaacctctccctcactcacccccttcaCGCCCAGTGTGAAACCCCGGAAGATCGGTGTTTTCCTGGACTATGAAGGTGGACAGGTGTCATTTTACAATGCGGACAACATGTCCCATCTCTACACTTTCACTGACACTTTCACTGAGAGAATCTTTCCCATCTTCTGCCCCGGATTGAATAACGACGGGAAAAATTCCGCCCCATTGACAATCTGCAGGATTAAAGGTCACGAACAGATCCATCCTATAGTTTCATACCATCTCCCTGCCTCCTGCCAGCTGTAA